The following are encoded in a window of Eriocheir sinensis breed Jianghai 21 chromosome 35, ASM2467909v1, whole genome shotgun sequence genomic DNA:
- the LOC127007276 gene encoding LOW QUALITY PROTEIN: phospholipase A2 group XV-like (The sequence of the model RefSeq protein was modified relative to this genomic sequence to represent the inferred CDS: inserted 2 bases in 1 codon): MRWLFLLLFASHALSEAKSDRPVPPVILVPGDGGSQMEAMLDKPEVVHYICSKKTTYWFDLWLNMELLMPEIIDCWIDNMRLVYNSTTHTTKNSPGVKIRMPGFGNTDTVEWLDPSHRYPTGYFYDIVQAMVTSDLAYKRGTTVRGAPFDFRKAPNELQYYFDALRQLTEEMYNTSGQRVVYLLHSMGGPITWYFLGHQPQSWKDKYVEAVISLAGAWGGSIKAVKVYTAGDNLGIYLISPQNIRKEQRSAPSLAFLLPLPTVWKSDDVLVQTPEKNYTTANFKDLFEALKLPDAYNMYLDTKDLLKTLPPXGVELHCLYGHTVNTVEKLVYQEGHFPDSPEIIFGDGDGTVNIRSAKVCESFKDKQKQKVHAKPFPNMEHMAILKEVNSIAYILQVLHNITQKNEKAAAAAKSSQGKKELFMNIIKKKKVIAPSATHETLRTEESIHASAEAALNNEKTMQATATAAKTMLKTEAAIHAAAAAAKAALRKEAVDARMHEQAPAAAHKVTHVEALEKSREKNMVKQYLVQNLQDENRIKRRSVDPSAFWKTLNSNPNVS, encoded by the exons ATGCGctggcttttcctcctcctctttgcctcccaCGCCCTCAGTGAAGCCAAGAGTGACAGACCAGTGCCACCCGTGATATTAG TGCCTGGCGATGGCGGCTCTCAGATGGAAGCGATGCTGGACAAGCCAGAAGTTGTTCACTACATCTGCTCCAAGAAGACGACTTACTGGTTTGACTTGTGGCTCAACATGGAGCTGCTCATGCCGGAGATCATCGACTGTTGG ATTGACAACATGCGACTCGTGTACAAcagcaccacccacaccaccaagaACTCTCCAGGAGTGAAGATACGGATGCCGGGCTTTGGCAACACTGACACTGTGGAGTGGCTCGACCCTAGCCACCGCTACCCCACTGGCTATTTTTATGACATTGTTCAGGCCATGGTGACTTCCGACCTTGCCTACAAGAGAGGGACCACTGTCAGGGGAGCGCCATTTGACTTCAGGAAGGCTCCAA ATGAGCTGCAGTACTATTTTGATGCCCTACGGCAGCTGACAGAGGAAATGTATAACACGAGCGGTCAGCGTGTGGTGTACCTGCTGCACAGCATGGGCGGCCCCATCACCTGGTACTTCCTGGGCCACCAGCCGCAGAGCTGGAAGGACAAGTATGTGGAGGCCGTCATCTCCCTGGCCGGCGCCTGGGGAGGCTCCATAAAGGCCGTCAAGGTGTACACTGCAG GAGACAACTTGGGGATCTACTTGATCAGCCCTCAAAACATAAGAAAGGAGCAGCGATCAGCGCCCAGCCTTGCTTTCCTGCTGCCCTTGCCTACTGTATGGAAGTCAGATGATGTGCTTGTTCAGACCCCAGAGAAAAACTACACCACAGCTAATTTCAAGGACCTGTTTGA GGCATTAAAGCTTCCTGATGCCTACAACATGTACCTAGACACCAAGGACCTGCTGAAAACCCTGCCACC TGGCGTTGAGTTGCACTGCCTGTACGGCCACACTGTTAACACAGTGGAGAA ATTGGTCTATCAGGAAGGCCATTTTCCTGACAGTCCTGAGATTATCTTTGGAGATGGAGATGGGACTGTTAACATTCGCAGCGCTAAAGTCTGTGAGTCG TTCAAAGATAAACAGAAGCAGAAGGTGCATGCCAAGCCCTTCCCAAACATGGAGCACATGGCCATCCTGAAGGAAGTCAACAGCATCGCCTACATCCTACAGGTGCTCCACAACATTACACAGAAGAATGaaaaggctgctgctgctgctaaatCCTCTCAGGGAAAGAAAGAGTTGTTTATGAATATcatcaagaaaaagaaagttattgCTCCATCTGCTACACATGAAACCCTGAGAACTGAAGAATCCATTCATGCTTCTGCTGAGGCTGCTCTGAACAATGAGAAAACTATGCAAGCTACTGCCACTGCTGCTAAGACTATGCTGAAGACTGAAGCAGCTAttcatgctgctgctgctgctgccaaggCTGCATTGAGGAAGGAAGCTGTGGATGCCCGTATGCATGAACAAGCTCCTGCTGCAGCCCATAAAGTCACTCACGTGGAGGCTTTGGAAAAGTCAAGAGAGAAGAATATGGTGAAGCAATATTTGGTGCAGAATTTACAAGATGAAAACAGGATCAAAAGAAGAAGTGTTGATCCTTCAGCCTTCTGGAAAACCCTAAACAGCAATCCTAATGTGTCATGA